From Triticum aestivum cultivar Chinese Spring chromosome 7B, IWGSC CS RefSeq v2.1, whole genome shotgun sequence:
ctgtctgattcgttcaacggtaatgaTTTCTCCTTTTGCGAGCCACCTTgaagttccgcaaagctgcatatcagcgatggagccgcgtcgagctcggatgAGAAGGTGATCTGTCATTCTTTTCTTTCGGTGGCTGTTGTGGTGGTGCCAGAGACAGGTGacggcgttggtgtcaagctcggagatgttctgctatcttttcagttttgtcatgtcggtctttataTGATTTGTACGTTAATCTTTTTTATATGAACGAGATacatattaccatgcaaaaaaaaacagTATATATAATAGTAATTGATTGGTTAGCGTTGTAGTATACCCGTTTCCTAAAATCGCGGAATCTTCCGGTTACCAGAAATCACTTGCCGCGACCCACGAGTTTTGGTTACGATAGGCAGCCTCCATAAAAGCATAAACCCCCCGTCACTCCAACAAACGCCGTCCGAGGAAGTCAGCCTTGTGCAATCTGCGCCCAAATCCAGGTCTTTCTCCTCCCTCCTCGTTATGTTTTCGCGTTCTAGATTAGATTAGAAGGTTCCGACGACGAACGCTAACGCGACTTGGTATTGGATTTCTTGGCCATCGTTTGAGAAAGAACCGGGGTCCCTTCTTTCTAATCTCCCGACTTGTGGCGTGTTCCCTTAGACCCTTTGATCTCTCCGATTTAGGGTTTAACATTCTCGCAAACCGTACGTCATAATTCCACGTCGTGGCAATAATAATATGCATAAATTGGTTTTTGTATGCCTGCTGTCTGGTTACTGTTTTGATAAGATATAGGTATCTTTACCAATATCAGACATCTTATCCACTATGCCCTTGCTAAAGGCGCCATGATTAATTTCACTTGCAGACcaagaggaaagaagaggaaggcgcAGAGCTATATATGGGCAACTCCGGGAGCACAGGTATGTTTGTCCGCCCAATTCAACTTCAGACAGCATGTGTAGCTCCAAAGTCAGGTTACAAATAACTTTAAATTGAGAAAGCTCTTGCCCTCAGCATCATGGATGTTGATGAACTGAATCCCTCTGAATGCATCACATTGCTGGTCCTAATGCTTATTCATCAGAACCAATAGTAGATACTACTGCTACTTATACATGGAAAAGTGGCCCTCTTGTattaaaaacaataataataataaaaagctaGCGCATGCTCTGTCCTTTGTATCCCTGCCTGGTGACATGATAACTACTACAGTACTGCATTGTATTAGTGGTTGCTTGTCACAAATCACTGTATGCAAGATTTTCGTTCATATAAACTCAACATAACTTGAGAACTATTCTGCAACCTTCCATTTTCCCAAGGATGAACATAATTTTGAGTTGTTTTGCCTCCTTCTGTCGAAACTTCAGCTCCTGCAAGCTTAGGAAAGACCCATGTTCCACATTTCAAATGGAAGGTCCATGACTTCTCAGCGCTACTTGAGATGAAGGCTACCTCAGCGTTCTCTGCTGCTTTTGACTGCTCTGGATACAAGTGGTACGCGTCATAATCACAGTAGCAACTTTAATCAATGTATTAGGTGTATAAATATcatctgtttttttctagtggatAAAGCAACTGTCTGTTACCAAAAATACCTGATAATTTAGGGTGTTGATTGCCCAGAAATCATGTTTTGGTCAGGTTGACATAGTAACCACAAATTCACAATCTCACAAACCcataaagggcaacctggtgcatgtagctcccgcttgcgcagggtccagggaagggtccgaccactttgggtctatagtacgcagcctttccctacatttctgtaagaggctgtttccaggacttgaacccatgacctcatggtcacaaggcagcagctttaccactgcgccaaggctccccttccctCACAAACCCATAAACAGCCAGATAATGAAGCTGGATATATAAAATGCATGAAGTGAAAATATTAGGCTTGATTCAGTTATGACTTGTAGACTTACTTGGTTTCCTTCAATCCCCATCCCAGGCTCCTGCAAGTGACTCCAAAGCACAAGCAAGATGTTAAGGGAAATCCATACGTGGCTCTTTCTCTTAAGATAGCCCACGCATGCTTGGAGCTAGGTCACATTGTGCATGCAGTGTTCGAGTTGTCAATATTCAACCATTCAAAAGAAAAGTATTGTGGATGCAAAGGTACTCGTGAACGTGTTTTTTCAACTACATCCATCCAATTACTTTTCCCATGAACAAGTTGCCTGATATTTTCTTCGCAATTAAGTTTGTCCGTCGACCTTCTGTATTGTGTGTCACACTTAGACTCTTCTAATTCTAACAACGTTCATGTACTCTTTCACTTTGATTTTTTCTATGGATTTAACTACTTTGATCTGATAACTAGGGTGAAGGCTGACTATATGCTCTTTTTTTTCACTGAAAAATTGATTATATATATGTCATTTGGGATATTTTCATTTTACACAAGTTTTTCTTTCTCTAATTTTCTAACTTTTACCTATAACACAGCAAGCTACAACTCCTTCGTTCTCTAATCTCTTAAGTTCTAACCTTTACCTAAATGCAGCTAGCTACAATTTTGATTTCAAGAATGCCTACTCGGAGCAGCATTGCTTGATTCCTCTTCAAGAGCTACTGAAATCATCTgcttttctagttgatgatagctgTGTCTTTGGTGTGAAGATATTAAAAATTGATGTCTCTTCTCCTGAAAAGAAAGCTGTTGTGGTTCAGAAGAAGGCTACCACAGTTCAGAATCTATTTGTCCAGAAGAAGGGGTTCATTAAAGGGACATACAGTTGGACCATGAGCAATTTCCTTGAATTGGACTTGAAGCACTTCGTCCGTTCTCCTACATTTGAAGTTGGCGGACATAAATGGTATACATCTGGGTAGTTACATGACAAATGATTTATATAAATAATATGCATGTGTTATACAGCATTTTATTTTACCAGTCCTTCAGATATTCCAACTGGATATTTGAGCTTGTtctctaagcatgcaaccaagataTTTACAGATATGGTAGCACATTCCAATTTCAATACAAAGGGGGTTTTGCATGGTGTACGGAAAATTCAGGAACAAATTAGAAACAATGTAGTACTAAAAAAATCTATGTTGTTTAGGACGAAATAAATCTAGTAATTTccttatcatgtactccctccatcccaaaaaaaGTGTCTCAACTTTCTACTAACTTTAGTacgtacaaagttgtactaaagttgtGACACTTATTTTGGGCCAGAGGGAGTATATATTTGGTACAAACGGTTCTTGTATCTGTCAGATACTATCGATTATTTTCTCAGATTGTTTTCACGTAACATTGTAATATCTTGTACTGCAGTCATGCTTTGCTTAGATTTTTTGTACAATTGTAATGCCACCAAGTTGTGTCCGAAGTTTCTGATTTCAGTAACCAATCACATTCTTGATATACATTTTCCCAAGCAGCAAATTATATTTTAAGTGTCACTTCCCATTCTTGCCAATAGGTATATCGGCATGTATCCGCGTGGTGACAAGTACAGCACTGATTGCCTCagcttgtacttattcgtggatacCTCGGATGAGGTACCTTCAGAGTCTGGGAAGGTGGTTGAAATGACACTCTCCATCTTGAACCAAAAGAATGGGAAATACTGGACTAGAACTTCAGGTTCAGCTCTCCTTATTCAAGCAGCTAGTGTATGTAACCTCATGATTACAGTTGATCTTACTTTTATGGTGATCGCAGGTCTCTGGGTATGTGGACATAGTTGGGGATGGCCTAACTTCACTGGGCTCAAGAAACTCAAGGACCCGTCGGCAGGCTATGTTGTGGGATCCAGATGCCTTGTTAAGGCAGATCTCGCCATCGTTGGTTCATCCAATGATGTTACCTAATGGCCTAAAGAAGAGATAATATGTCTTCATCCTAGCAGATAgagttatgtactccctccgttccagaataagtgtctcaactttgtactaaagttagtacaaagttgagacacttattttggaacggagggagtatatgagatGGTGTTCTGGACTTGTTTGATGTTCTTATATTCACAAGGAGTCAAGAAATAATTTCTAGGTATATTGTCTGTGATATTATATTTTTTATAAGTACGTCAATGTTGTCAGTTGAGTTCTGTTTGCATGATGTGTGTAGTTCTATGATCATCTGTGTTGGACCGCTGGACATTTTACATGCCTGCCCTTGGTGTCATTTCTGACCAGTTTTTGCTCTGTTTTAACCCCTGATATTTTGGCATCCTACCTGTTTCATGGTTAATTAACATTTCTCTTCCGTCCTGACGAGTTGGCGTTTCGACTAATTTTTCCATGGGTGCGGCGTTGTATTGGCTCTCTGATGTGACTTCTATCTTGCTCTCTTCTGAATATTGACGACCTTCATGTTTACAGAGCTGAAACTGGTAGAGTAAACCTTGTTGGAGTATAAACAGTTGAGTGTGCAAATGTGTTTTCTGTCATTAATTCACTTAGTGGGTGCACCGAGTGTGTACATCAAATGAGAAGAGAAGGTGTGTGTTGCCGGTTCAGTGAAAGAAAGAAGGGCATTTGATGCCTAGAACACACCCAAGTCTTGTTGCcctgtttttcccttgttcttGTTGGCCTGTGTGTCCATTTCGTCGAGCAGCCGCGGCGCATACTGAATCTACTAAAGCAGTGAGAGAGCAAAGGAGGCGGCCAacaaaaacatatataaattctACCAAAAAGGTGGAAGCATGGCAGTGTTAATCATTAGAATGCTTCAGAAACGATTGTGTAAACAACGTGCCGCGGAAAGTGGTTGTCCTCGAAGGAGGCCGCTCAGGAATTATCAGGACCATACACCCAGTTGGAGCAATCTTCAGACTCCGGAGTGTACAGCAATCTTTGTATGGTACTAGCCATACCCGCGCAGCAGCACGCCGCGCCCCACCAATACTTATGTATTGATACATTGCCCTTGAGAAACATCTTTTTTTCCTAACGTGGTAGTAGTGTCTGCTTATAGATGATAGTTTATGTTATTCTATATTGTATATATAGAGATATTTCTCTATTGATGTAGTGTCTTTGTTTATGTCTTAGACGATTCAGAAGGGGTTGGTTGGATGTATGGCATCGCACCTGCTAAT
This genomic window contains:
- the LOC123161557 gene encoding uncharacterized protein, producing the protein MGNSGSTAPASLGKTHVPHFKWKVHDFSALLEMKATSAFSAAFDCSGYKWLLQVTPKHKQDVKGNPYVALSLKIAHACLELGHIVHAVFELSIFNHSKEKYCGCKASYNFDFKNAYSEQHCLIPLQELLKSSAFLVDDSCVFGVKILKIDVSSPEKKAVVVQKKATTVQNLFVQKKGFIKGTYSWTMSNFLELDLKHFVRSPTFEVGGHKWYIGMYPRGDKYSTDCLSLYLFVDTSDEVPSESGKVVEMTLSILNQKNGKYWTRTSGLWVCGHSWGWPNFTGLKKLKDPSAGYVVGSRCLVKADLAIVGSSNDVT